A region of the Desulfovibrio desulfuricans genome:
TCATGGTAAAGACCGCGTCAGAAAGGTCGCCCTTGGCGGTTTCAAGGTCAATGGCAACGTCTGCAAACCTGCCGTTGATGTCGGTAATCATGAGATGCCGCACCACAAAACCAAGGTGCGAATGGTCGGGATCGTTCTTCCAGGTAGCCATAACAACCTCCCGCTTAGTGCAGGTTGGGCTCAAATCTATATTACTGGTTTTAACGGCAACACCTGCCGAAAAACATACGTTCAAGCTATGGATTTTAGTTAAGGCTCCACGCTGCCGAGTCAAGTTGTTCCAGATGATTTATCAAAAAAAATTGCGCCACTGCCCTTGTTAGTGATACGCAGGCAGTGCGGGCTGTTCTGCGGCAGCCCTGAAGCTTGCCGCAGAACAACCCGCCAACAGTAAAATACTGTTGCAGCCTAGAACACGCCCGGCAAGCCGTGATCCCGCAAAGCCGCATCACAGGAACCCAGATGGTAGGTGGTGTGCGAGGCCAGCATGGCAATCATGGCCGCATAGGTCAGATCCCGGCCAATCTTTTTGCTCACGCGCTCCTGCACCCTGGTCAGGTCGGCATTGGAAAGCGCAGCAAGCCGTGCGTCCACTGCGGCCTTTACGGATTTGCCGTAAGCCTGCATGGCTTCTTTGCTCACAACAGCCTTGCCCTGCTCCTTGAGCATAAGCACGCCAATGTCGGCTGGCGCAGGCATAAAGGATTCATCATCTTTTTCAAGAATAAAGAAGTTCAGCACGGCAATGGCGTGGGCCACCTGTTGCCACACAGGCCAGCCGCCGTTGGTTTCGGCCCAGATATTTTCGGGGCAGATGTCCATAAACTGGGCCAGCAGGGCCCAGGAACGCTGATAGGGTTCTTCAAGGGCGGCAACGATGTCTCTGGACATGGCTTTTCCTCTTTTTTTCAGGTTTGGTGCACAGCTACCTGTGCGTAAAAGGCCGCTCAAACACAAAACCGCCGCAGCGCCGCAACTGCGGGCATACGGCGGTTCCATGCTATAGCGTTGCAGGGCAAAGCCTGCCGCGCCATTTATTCGAAGCGGCTTGCCCCGGTGATCAGCACCATGTCGGTGGGCACATTTTCATGAAAGCCCACGGTCTTGGTTTTAACCTTGGCAATTTTGTCCAC
Encoded here:
- a CDS encoding DinB family protein yields the protein MSRDIVAALEEPYQRSWALLAQFMDICPENIWAETNGGWPVWQQVAHAIAVLNFFILEKDDESFMPAPADIGVLMLKEQGKAVVSKEAMQAYGKSVKAAVDARLAALSNADLTRVQERVSKKIGRDLTYAAMIAMLASHTTYHLGSCDAALRDHGLPGVF